A window of Quercus robur chromosome 12, dhQueRobu3.1, whole genome shotgun sequence genomic DNA:
TATCAGAGCGCTTATGGTCCACACCACCCTCAGTTTCAGGCCACCGGCGAAGTCCAAGTCGGCGAATTCCGCCGGGATTTGAGTCGAGCTCGAGGGCTTGACGTCGCGGAATGCGAAGATTACGCAGTTTTTCAGGGTTTTGCCGAACTCGGCCCTCCACTTCACGACGGCGTTTCGGTCGAGCTTGAGGTCGCCGGCGGGGAGCTCGATGACGAGGTCTCGGATCCTCTCGAACCCGCGGAGGATTTGGGCGGGGGAGTTCTGGGACCGGGCGGGTCGGTTTTGGAGGTCCGGGTGGGTCTTGGCGGAGAGAGAAACAAGGTTGTGGACGGACTTGACGATGGTCTTGAAGAAGTGGAGGAAGGGCGTGTCGGACTCGTCTGACTCGGGGGAGATGACACAGTCCACTTTCAGGAGGAGTGACTCGGTCTGAGGGACCAGCGAGTTGAATCGCTTGGACACGGCTCGGCACCGAATCAGAGTCTTGACATCAGAGAGTGAGTTGAAGATGAAAAGAATGAGCGGGTCAGGGATTCGATCGAAGCCAtccattttttttctgtttctgttttttCCTCGACTTGTGTCTTTGGaaaactttctttctttgtgttgTATGAATGGATTTAGTGGATGCACGGACTTATATATATGGAGGATGAATGAGGATGAGAGCGATTGAACTTTAAACGGTGAGCTGATCAGAGTGGGACCTACTATtacttttttaatataaaattatatagatAGGATAGAATTTAAAGGTGTTTTCATTTCACATTACTTTTTCATCATTGTAAAACATGATTGATTTTTAACCTAAATGTAAATAGATTTGGTGGTAATTACCCTTTattattagattttaattttttggggatagttttaaatttataatgttCAATTTAAtgattattctttattattatattaagatattaattggtttttaataattattctttattatcaTGTTAAGATattaataattagttttttttttatgaaagcaAAAATTGAACGTCTAAATTTCTTATTAGACAATAAGAGACTTtataaattaaactaaataaaactcattattattaagtcaaTATATCAATTAATGTTTGgtgtcaaaaaaatttgaactagaaatcttttacttttatttgatggcaaatttttttttttttttttagttgagacATTTTCTTCGGGCAATGCCAAATGCCTTCTTTGGGTTTATAATCTGATAATCATTATGATATTATTTGAGAAGGGTGTGTCGGACAAAGAATTATACTAGTAGATAGCAAAATTTAGGATTTGCATTGTAATAGTGAAGCTAATTATTAGATGCATCGTggttttcaattatttttcataattcgGAGATGTTTGTATAGCAACCCAGCGTGGTGTTACTATCAACATCGTGGTGGTCACAGCCCACTTGATGGATTTGTGATTGCCAATAAAAGGCAATATTATCAGTTGGTGAGCTGGGATCCACACGGAAAGCCCGCATCGGTTATTGGCATTATGTGACGCGAGATACGGGCTGATGGTCACACACAGCTATGGCTATAACAAGGAAGCGGTCACAGCCCaattgctgtttttttttttttttttttttttttcctttttttaggATTGCTGGTCGGGGTTATATTCAACGGCaaggtcttctttttcttttagatttttttttttttcaattacttTTGTGAGAAAATTTAGAGACACCTCCTACTCAGACCAAAGGCCAACATAAGCTAGAGACAGGAGAAAGATAAGCAGGAAGCGGTCCAAAAATATAGATAATTTTGGTCAAATTCTTAATCACTTAtcctctgtttttgtttttactttaattaataaaaattgtgtaaaaattgataataataaacaaCAAGAAAATTCAATGTGTAACGGAAATCAGTAGTAACACCTCTTACAAGGGAGTGGGTGCAACTTGTGAGGCGTTACACCTAGCTCCACTACACCTAATACTATCTCGTAAATAATAACAAGTTCGACGGTTTCTCATTTTAATGAAGTttgattttaatatattttatttctttttaaattatctCGTAACTGATAGCAATTATgattcaattttaaattattttttccctctttttgagagaaaaacttACTTAAAGAATCACTGTGTTAATTTAATGAGAAAATTTAAAGTGTAATAGGGATAGATGTAACGTTTCTTACATGGCGGTGGATGGCACATGCAAGGCGTTACATCTATTCCCACAACACTTAATACTATCTCGTATGCAATAGCAAGCACAACGGTTTCTCCTTTTAGCCAAGTTTgattttaatattctttttttttttctttttaaattatctCGTAGGCAATAGCAAGTATGATTCAATTTGAAACTCTTTTATCCATTTTTTTGGAGAGGAAGACTTAGAGTAATCATGTTTACTTAATGAGAAAATTCAATGTGTAATAGGGATAGATGTAACACCTCTTATATGGGGTCGAGTGCCACATGTGAGGCGTTACATCTAATCCACTACACCTAATACTATATCGTAAGCAATAGCAAGTATGATGGTTTCTCTTTTTAGCCAAGTTTGATTTTAGtactcttcttttattttgtatgcatagaaaatgaaagaagtGTTTAGTCGTATGAAAAGATTTGTACTCCAGTCATATTCGTGAAGCAactattattttataagaaatgacATCATATGATATTTGATTATGACACAAAAGTTTTGGGTTACTTGGTCTCATAATGGCATTAATGTTCTAGAATagtcttttatatatgtttactAATTTCATATAACAGGTTGCTTCTACTATTAATTACTCAACTAATGGTAATAAGTACACAATGGGATACTTCTAAGCCAATAGTTTATATTCAAAGTGGTTGCCAAACTTCAAAAATGATGATCAACGCTCTTCACCGGTTGGCCATCCACGCTATAAATTTGTAGGGATGTTAGGTAATATTGATTATATGCATCAGAAACGAAAGAAGTGTCAAATGGTATGAAAAGATATGTATTCTGGTCATAATCGTGAACcaactattattttttaatcaatgaCATCATATGATCTTTGGATATGAAATACCAATTTTGGGTTACTTGGTCTCATAATGGTATTAATGTTTTAGAACAATCTTTTATGTTTACTAAGTTCATATAAGAGGTTGCTTCTACAGTTAATTACTCTATCAATGGTAATAAGTACACAATGGGATACTACCTAGCCAATAGTTTATATCCAAAGTGGTTACCGAACTTCAAAGATGATGATCTATGCTCTTCACTGATTGGCCACCCACGCTATTTTTAGGGGTGTTAGGTAGTCTTGATTATATGCATCGGAAATGAAAGAAGCGTCCAATGGTATGAAAAAATATGTACTCTAGTCATTTTCATGAACCAACTATTATTTTGTAAGTAATGATTTCATATGATCTTTGGATAtgaaacacaagttttggattACTTGGTCTCATAATGGCATTAATATGCTAGAAATCTTTTATATTTACTAAGTTCATATAAGcttccctcccccccccccccccccctctcttttttgagaggaaaGTTCACTCTCATGGTTGAGTGGTTTTGTAGAATCTCATATCAGTTAGAATTGAATATCCTTAATTGTATGCTCCCTAGCGAAGTTATGAATTGCCATATTAGCTACAACAATTTTTAGTTGTTAAGATATATAATTATAGTTTGGCTTCCACTGCAAAATTTGCCATATATTTTTCCAAATGCTAAGATGTTCTCTCATCTCAGTAGTGAatgtttcctcaaaaaaaaatctcagtaCGTAGTGAATGAGCATAATTAGAGATTTCATGCATGCCCCATGGTCGGCTTCTACAACAAATGTCTGCTACGTTGTACCGTTCATGTTTGCATAGCCCACAATATCCCTTC
This region includes:
- the LOC126709461 gene encoding F-box protein AUF1-like, producing the protein MDGFDRIPDPLILFIFNSLSDVKTLIRCRAVSKRFNSLVPQTESLLLKVDCVISPESDESDTPFLHFFKTIVKSVHNLVSLSAKTHPDLQNRPARSQNSPAQILRGFERIRDLVIELPAGDLKLDRNAVVKWRAEFGKTLKNCVIFAFRDVKPSSSTQIPAEFADLDFAGGLKLRVVWTISALIAASARHYLLRELVEEHEEIEKLVLTDKEGEGTLVMNKEGLAELRAAGVAQVSEHKEWAAHYRGWDQESNGSRTMVPSVRMRMRHVAKTELKSGAWLDGATLVVVRPTTIMCKDGVAEVEVDEEGQRVDDVEEDVAGDVNLALMAFEDDGACGEAVQALVKTRSYHLEMNSF